In one window of Mesoplodon densirostris isolate mMesDen1 chromosome 4, mMesDen1 primary haplotype, whole genome shotgun sequence DNA:
- the LOC132489114 gene encoding ferritin light chain-like, with the protein MSSQIRQNYSTEVEAAINRLVNMHLRASYTYLSLGFYFHRDNVVLEGVGHFFRELAEEKQESAERLLKMQNQRGGRALFQDVQKPSQDEWGKTQDAMEAAINMEKNLNQALLDLHALACARADPHLCNFLESHFLDEEVKLIKKMVTT; encoded by the coding sequence ATGAGCTCCCAGATTCGTCAGAATTATTCCACCGAGGTGGAGGCCGCCATCAACCGCCTGGTCAACATGCATCTGCGGGCCTCCTACACCTACCTCTCTCTGGGCTTCTATTTCCACCGCGACAATGTGGTTCTGGAGGGCGTGGGCCACTTTTTCCGCGAATTGGCCGAAGAGAAGCAAGAGAGCGCCGAGCgtctcttgaaaatgcaaaaccaACGCGGCGGCCGCGCCCTCTTCCAGGACGTGCAGAAGCCATCTCAAGATGAGTGGGGTAAAACTCAGGACGCTATGGAAGCCGCCATTAACATGGAGAAGAACCTGAACCAGGCCCTTCTGGATCTGCATGCCCTGGCTTGTGCCCGCGCAGACCCCCACCTCTGCAACTTCCTGGAGAGCCACTTCCTAGATGAGGAGGTGAAACTCATCAAGAAGATGGTGACCACCTGA